The sequence GGGTTGCCATCGACGTACCGGCGGAGGTCGTAGCTGGTGTTGGGGAGCGGGCCCGGAGTCGGCCTGCCACTGAGGACGCCGAGGTAGACGTAGTCGTCGGTGACGAAGCCCGCCAGGAACATGGGCAGCGACAGCACCAGTGCGGTGGCGAGCGACAGCCAGAGGATGCGCGGGAAGGCCAGCCAGAGGCCTCCCGGGGAGGCGGGGGGTTCCATCTTTCCTCATCATCCCAGGATGGTCCCCGGGCGGGAACCCTGCTCTCAAGGTTCGGCTCCACCGCAGTGCTTCAGCCGCTGCACTTGAGTCCGCGTGCGAGCCCATGTCGGCCCGCCACCGCATGCCCCCAACGCGGCGCGGTGCCATTCCTGCGGGCGGTGTTCGCCCCGCATCGTCGGAGGGCACGGCGGCAGGGCCTGCGGGGTAGGCAGGCCAGGGCCGTATCGTTCATCCAGTCCTTCGGCTCGGCCTTGCAGGTCACGCCGCACTTCCATTCGCCGATACCGGACGGCGCCTTCGTATCGCGAGAAAGCGGCGGACGCATCGAGGCGTTGCCGCTGCCCACGTAAGGCGAGGTAGAGCGGCTGCTGAAGGTGGTGCGCCACCGGTGCCACGCTTGCTGGAAAAAGAAGGGCCCTGCCCACACAAGGCGGCTCCTCAACAGGGCCCCCATTCCGCCTATACTGAGACGAGCGGGGTGGCCCAGTCCCAAGCCCTTCCTTTGCGCAATCCTGCTACCGAGCGAACTCTCAGAGGAAACCATACAATGAGCCTCGAAGACATCACTGGGTTGTCAAAACCACTGCAAAAGCTAATCGAAGTAGTATCTGACGGCATTGGAGCAATCGCACGCCCATGGATTGTTCGGAGGGACGCCAAGGCGCTGGCGGATGCAAATAGGCTTCTTGCCGATGGAGGACTTACCGTCGGCACGGCCGAAATCGAAGGCTTGTCGGCGCAGATTGCGGCACGCGTCAACTATCAAGAATCCAAGCGTCAGCGCAATCTCAGCCGGGTCGTAGAGGCAGCACAAAAAGCACTTCCTGAGAATGTTTCAGAAGCGACAGTAGACCCTGACTGGACCAGCAGATTCTTCTCTTCGGCCCAAGAAATCTCAAATGAAGAAATGCAGCAACTATGGGGCCGTTTGCTTGCCGGAGAGATTGCCGCACCGGGCTCCTTTTCCCTTCGCGCGCTAGATTGCCTTCGAAATCTAACAAGTTCCGAAGCGAGAGCCTTCTCGGAGCTTTGTGATTTTGTCCTATGGGAGGGAAACACTACTGCATTTCTATTCAGCCCCTACCCTCCCTCCGGTCTTGGCGGACTCTTCATGTCGGACATGTCGGCCCCTACACCAATCTCCCAGCAAACTGACAAAGTCAGAGATACTTACGAACGAAGGGGGTTGACATATCAAAGCATAATCCTCCTGTCTGAGTTAAATCTCATCCACTTCACTCTCAATGAATCATGTAGCTTCAAGTCTGAAATCCCCGATC comes from Pyxidicoccus trucidator and encodes:
- a CDS encoding DUF2806 domain-containing protein — translated: MSLEDITGLSKPLQKLIEVVSDGIGAIARPWIVRRDAKALADANRLLADGGLTVGTAEIEGLSAQIAARVNYQESKRQRNLSRVVEAAQKALPENVSEATVDPDWTSRFFSSAQEISNEEMQQLWGRLLAGEIAAPGSFSLRALDCLRNLTSSEARAFSELCDFVLWEGNTTAFLFSPYPPSGLGGLFMSDMSAPTPISQQTDKVRDTYERRGLTYQSIILLSELNLIHFTLNESCSFKSEIPDRFRGTVRMGARYLTIENEDKESKLSIPSMSLTSTGRDLFKLHIPGANADFETTLSDVLKTAGFRAYWTAHPPQRNTEG